A single window of Flavobacterium aestivum DNA harbors:
- a CDS encoding D-alanine--D-alanine ligase, which yields MKLFFHKLTHWEYWPFQMVYVPIYFLWAYYSIKAKSIFFFSASNPTIKNGGFIMDSKKQIYNLIPQQYYPKTELVKVGTTIDEINKILENSGIKYPFIAKPDIGLRGSAVKKIETPADLKQYIDKADFDFIVQDLIPYENEVGIFYVRYPHEKEGRITGIVAKEFLIITGNGVATIEELIKENARYELQLKALKKEYGNKLLKVLPMGEKINLVPYGNHARGAKFLDGSHRITPELTASFNEMCLQIPGFHFGRLDIMYDTFEALEQGKNFSVVELNGAASEPTHIYDPRHSLFFAWKELARHITYMYEISAANHQMGFPYLTHKAGMKEYRLHQKQSRRIVSF from the coding sequence TTGAAACTATTCTTTCACAAATTGACCCATTGGGAATACTGGCCTTTTCAGATGGTATATGTACCTATATATTTTCTTTGGGCCTATTATTCGATAAAAGCCAAATCTATTTTTTTCTTTAGTGCTTCCAACCCGACCATCAAAAATGGAGGCTTTATTATGGATAGTAAAAAACAAATTTATAATTTGATTCCACAACAGTATTATCCAAAAACAGAACTGGTAAAAGTCGGAACTACTATTGATGAAATAAATAAAATACTTGAAAATTCAGGGATTAAATATCCTTTTATTGCCAAACCAGATATTGGTTTGCGAGGTTCTGCTGTGAAAAAAATAGAAACTCCAGCTGATTTAAAGCAGTATATAGATAAAGCAGATTTTGATTTTATTGTACAAGATTTGATTCCGTATGAAAATGAGGTTGGTATTTTTTATGTTCGATATCCACACGAAAAGGAAGGACGAATTACAGGTATTGTAGCAAAGGAATTTTTAATCATTACCGGAAATGGCGTAGCAACTATTGAAGAATTAATAAAAGAAAATGCTAGATACGAACTACAGTTAAAAGCGCTAAAAAAAGAATACGGAAATAAGTTACTGAAAGTTTTGCCTATGGGCGAAAAAATAAATCTCGTACCGTACGGGAATCACGCTCGTGGGGCTAAATTTCTAGACGGGAGCCATAGGATAACACCAGAACTTACAGCTTCCTTCAATGAAATGTGTCTGCAAATACCAGGTTTTCACTTTGGGAGATTAGATATTATGTATGATACGTTTGAAGCATTAGAGCAAGGGAAAAATTTCTCTGTTGTAGAATTGAATGGTGCTGCGAGTGAACCAACACATATTTATGACCCTAGGCATAGTTTGTTTTTTGCATGGAAGGAACTTGCCCGACACATTACATACATGTATGAGATAAGCGCGGCCAATCATCAAATGGGGTTCCCTTATTTGACACACAAAGCAGGAATGAAAGAATACCGTTTGCATCAAAAGCAAAGCCGTAGAATCGTTAGTTTTTAA
- a CDS encoding four helix bundle protein has product MNESIIKNKSFELAKRGVDFYKYLISEKKEFVMSKQFLRSVTSVGANVREAINAQSKADFIHKLSISQKECDETMYWLELLKETDYISEIEFNSIHQQSNEVLKIIRSIIITSKKTLNS; this is encoded by the coding sequence ATGAATGAAAGCATTATTAAGAATAAAAGTTTTGAGTTAGCAAAAAGAGGCGTTGATTTTTATAAATATTTGATTTCTGAAAAGAAAGAATTTGTAATGAGTAAACAATTTTTACGTTCTGTAACTTCAGTGGGAGCAAATGTTCGTGAAGCTATAAATGCTCAAAGTAAGGCTGATTTTATTCATAAATTATCGATCTCACAGAAAGAATGCGATGAAACTATGTATTGGCTTGAGCTTTTGAAAGAAACAGATTATATTTCAGAAATTGAATTTAATTCCATTCATCAACAAAGTAACGAGGTTCTAAAAATAATAAGAAGCATAATAATAACTTCAAAAAAAACTCTTAACTCATAA
- a CDS encoding YHS domain-containing (seleno)protein, translating into MKKILLTLIIALVTMSISAQTVSKRTAEFNLEKKVAIQGYDPVAYFKQGKALKGKKELIATYEGVTYQFSSVANKDLFVKNAASYEPQYGGWCAYAMGSSGEKVEINPETFKIIDGKLFLFYNAFFNNTLKSWNKDEVSLKAKADANWKKILK; encoded by the coding sequence ATGAAAAAGATACTTTTAACTTTAATCATCGCATTGGTAACAATGTCGATTTCGGCTCAAACGGTTTCTAAAAGAACAGCTGAATTTAATTTAGAAAAAAAAGTAGCCATTCAAGGTTATGATCCCGTAGCTTACTTTAAACAAGGAAAAGCTCTAAAAGGCAAGAAAGAACTAATCGCAACTTATGAAGGAGTAACATATCAATTTTCATCGGTTGCAAACAAAGATCTTTTTGTGAAAAATGCTGCGTCTTACGAGCCACAATACGGTGGTTGGTGTGCTTACGCGATGGGAAGTTCAGGAGAAAAAGTCGAAATCAATCCTGAGACATTCAAAATTATAGACGGGAAACTGTTTTTGTTCTATAATGCTTTTTTCAACAATACCTTAAAAAGTTGGAATAAAGATGAGGTTAGCTTGAAAGCAAAAGCGGATGCAAATTGGAAAAAAATCTTAAAATAA
- a CDS encoding DoxX family protein: protein MMKLILIWVFRLTAAIILLQTLYFKFTGAEESVYIFSTLGMEPYGRIGSGVVELIAAVLILIPRTTLLGALIGAGVMLGAIFSHLFVLGINVQNDGGELFILAIITFLCCIALIYWNKSKIKTILKLKL from the coding sequence ATGATGAAGTTAATTTTAATATGGGTATTTCGGCTAACGGCAGCAATCATTTTGTTGCAAACGTTGTATTTTAAATTCACAGGTGCCGAAGAAAGTGTTTATATTTTTTCTACTTTAGGAATGGAACCGTATGGTAGAATTGGTTCTGGAGTAGTCGAGCTGATTGCTGCTGTTTTAATCCTGATTCCTCGAACTACTTTATTAGGTGCTTTAATAGGAGCAGGAGTTATGCTTGGAGCTATTTTTTCGCATCTTTTTGTATTAGGAATTAATGTACAAAATGATGGAGGGGAGTTGTTTATTTTAGCAATAATTACTTTTCTTTGTTGTATTGCATTGATTTATTGGAATAAAAGTAAAATAAAAACTATTTTAAAACTAAAACTATAA
- a CDS encoding ABC transporter ATP-binding protein, with protein MIEIKNIEKSFGGVKILKGVSAVFEAGKTNLIIGQSGSGKTVLLKSLLGIHSPEAGTISFDGRIYSELNADEKREIRTEIGMLFQGSALFDSMTVAENVGFPLKMFTNDSNDKIQKRVDFVLKRVNLIGAHKKMPSEISGGMQKRVAIARAIVNNPKYLFCDEPNSGLDPNTAILIDNLIKEITEEYNITTVVNTHDMNSVMEIGDKIVFLKNGLKAWEGTNQDVFLTDNEAIVEFVYSSNLFKKVREAYLKG; from the coding sequence ATGATCGAAATAAAAAACATAGAAAAATCATTTGGCGGTGTCAAAATCCTTAAAGGGGTTTCTGCTGTTTTTGAGGCTGGAAAAACCAATTTAATTATTGGTCAGAGTGGATCAGGAAAAACGGTTTTATTAAAATCATTACTAGGAATTCATTCCCCAGAAGCAGGAACTATTTCGTTTGACGGCCGAATCTACTCCGAATTAAACGCAGACGAGAAAAGGGAAATACGTACCGAAATTGGAATGCTTTTTCAAGGCAGTGCTCTTTTTGACAGTATGACTGTTGCCGAAAACGTGGGTTTCCCGCTGAAAATGTTTACCAACGATAGTAACGATAAAATTCAAAAAAGAGTTGATTTCGTTTTAAAAAGAGTAAATCTTATTGGAGCCCATAAAAAAATGCCTTCGGAGATTTCTGGTGGTATGCAAAAAAGGGTTGCTATTGCACGTGCCATTGTAAACAATCCAAAATATTTATTTTGTGATGAACCTAATTCTGGATTAGACCCTAATACTGCCATATTGATTGATAATCTTATCAAAGAGATTACAGAGGAATACAACATTACTACGGTAGTAAACACCCATGACATGAACTCTGTAATGGAGATTGGAGATAAAATTGTATTTCTTAAAAATGGTCTTAAAGCTTGGGAAGGAACCAATCAAGATGTTTTCCTAACCGACAACGAAGCAATTGTAGAATTTGTTTATTCATCCAATTTGTTCAAGAAAGTTAGAGAAGCTTATTTAAAAGGGTAA
- a CDS encoding glycosyltransferase, which yields MNYYIVIPAYNEEAFIALTLQSLVSQTVLPKKVVVVNDNSTDKTAEIVLAFAKDNPFITLVNKTSETIHLPGSKVIQAFHKGFETLDNDYDVIVKLDGDLIFPPNYFETIINHFKSDSRIGMAGGFCYIEKNGDWILENLTDKDHIRGALKAYRKETFQQIGGLKPAMGWDTVDELLCKYYNWKVVTDTSLHVKHLKPTGASYNKTARYKQGEAFYTLGYGFWITAIASAKLAMMKKKPLLFFDYIKGFWKAKKAKTPLLVTEEQARFIRNYRLQKMKQKLF from the coding sequence ATGAACTACTACATCGTAATACCTGCTTATAACGAAGAAGCTTTTATCGCTTTGACTTTGCAATCCTTGGTATCGCAAACTGTTTTGCCAAAAAAAGTTGTGGTTGTCAATGATAATTCTACGGATAAAACTGCCGAAATTGTTTTGGCTTTCGCCAAAGACAATCCGTTTATTACCTTAGTCAATAAAACATCCGAGACAATTCATTTACCAGGAAGCAAGGTAATTCAAGCCTTTCATAAAGGTTTTGAGACTTTAGATAATGATTATGATGTTATTGTAAAATTAGACGGAGATTTAATTTTTCCTCCCAATTATTTTGAAACTATAATCAATCATTTTAAATCGGATTCAAGAATCGGTATGGCTGGTGGATTTTGTTATATCGAAAAAAATGGAGACTGGATTCTGGAAAACTTAACTGACAAAGATCACATTCGTGGTGCATTGAAAGCGTATCGTAAAGAAACATTTCAACAAATTGGTGGCTTAAAACCGGCAATGGGTTGGGATACGGTTGACGAATTGCTTTGCAAATACTACAATTGGAAAGTCGTTACCGATACCTCACTGCATGTAAAACACCTTAAACCAACAGGTGCCAGTTATAACAAAACTGCACGCTATAAACAAGGAGAAGCTTTTTACACCCTTGGATATGGTTTTTGGATTACAGCAATTGCATCGGCAAAACTAGCAATGATGAAGAAGAAACCACTTCTGTTCTTTGATTACATTAAAGGATTTTGGAAAGCCAAAAAAGCCAAAACACCATTATTGGTTACAGAAGAGCAGGCTCGTTTCATTCGAAACTACCGTTTGCAAAAAATGAAACAGAAACTTTTCTAA
- a CDS encoding mannose-1-phosphate guanylyltransferase produces the protein MNKNYYAILMAGGIGSRFWPVSTREFPKQFHDMLGSGETLIQKTFSRLSQIIPKENILILTHESYNDLILEQLPLVKQDQIVLEPAMRNTAACILYASLKIKKINPNAVMVVAPSDHWIEDEMQFVANLQRSFDLCEREETLMTLGILPTAPNTGYGYIEFDKLDSRSIKKVVQFREKPDFKTARRFIQSRNYLWNAGIFIWSVQSILKAFEEFQPDMYALFMKGYEVYNSDKENAFIQENYPKATNISIDYAIMENAKNVYVLPATFDWNDLGTWGALHEKLPKDDNNNAVVNATVLLQNASNNMIRTAIGKQVIVDGLDDYIIVDKDSILLIYPKSKEQEIKGIVSQLQ, from the coding sequence ATGAACAAAAATTATTACGCAATATTGATGGCAGGCGGAATCGGTTCTCGATTTTGGCCAGTAAGTACGAGAGAATTTCCAAAGCAGTTTCATGATATGTTGGGTTCAGGTGAAACCTTAATTCAAAAAACATTTAGTAGACTATCACAAATTATTCCGAAAGAGAATATCTTGATTCTGACTCATGAGAGCTACAATGATTTGATTCTGGAACAATTGCCATTGGTCAAACAAGATCAAATTGTTTTAGAACCAGCTATGAGGAATACAGCGGCTTGTATTTTATATGCATCATTAAAGATTAAAAAAATAAATCCAAATGCAGTAATGGTTGTTGCGCCAAGTGATCATTGGATCGAGGATGAGATGCAGTTTGTGGCCAACTTACAGCGCTCTTTTGATTTATGCGAAAGGGAAGAAACCTTGATGACATTAGGGATTTTACCAACAGCTCCTAATACAGGCTATGGTTATATCGAATTTGATAAATTAGATAGTCGTTCTATTAAAAAAGTGGTTCAGTTTAGAGAGAAACCAGACTTTAAAACCGCAAGGCGATTTATTCAAAGCAGAAATTATTTATGGAATGCCGGAATTTTTATTTGGAGTGTGCAATCAATTTTGAAGGCTTTTGAAGAATTTCAGCCAGATATGTATGCTCTTTTTATGAAAGGGTATGAGGTATATAATTCAGATAAAGAAAATGCTTTTATTCAAGAAAATTATCCTAAAGCGACCAATATTTCTATAGATTATGCCATAATGGAAAACGCTAAAAATGTGTATGTACTTCCTGCTACTTTTGATTGGAATGACTTAGGAACATGGGGAGCATTGCATGAAAAACTACCAAAAGATGATAATAATAATGCGGTAGTAAATGCAACGGTATTACTACAAAATGCATCAAACAACATGATTAGAACTGCCATAGGAAAACAAGTAATTGTTGATGGTCTAGATGATTATATCATTGTAGATAAGGACTCGATTTTGTTGATTTATCCAAAAAGTAAAGAACAGGAAATAAAGGGTATCGTTTCTCAGTTACAATAG
- a CDS encoding Crp/Fnr family transcriptional regulator: protein MYDELKYWYLRDHKLFWTLSMSQIKQLCIVTGFKKANKGEIIYFSNSDVPRIFLLKKGSIKIVAVDEEGNETIKDIIQKGDLFGELTLENDTQSNEYAKVLSDDVVICSFLMSDFENLLLQNPSLALSYTKFVGLKMKRIKNSYANLISKDAKTRLYQFLKDWAEREGKRIDNKVVIENYLTQNDIAQIICTSRQTATQLLNEMETKDLLVYNRKEIIITDITKL, encoded by the coding sequence ATGTACGACGAATTAAAATATTGGTACCTACGGGATCACAAATTATTTTGGACATTAAGCATGTCGCAAATCAAACAATTGTGCATCGTCACAGGATTTAAAAAAGCCAATAAAGGTGAAATTATTTATTTCTCTAATTCGGATGTACCAAGGATTTTTCTTTTAAAAAAAGGAAGTATCAAGATTGTTGCTGTAGATGAAGAAGGGAACGAGACTATTAAAGACATTATTCAAAAAGGAGATCTCTTTGGGGAATTGACACTTGAGAATGATACTCAATCTAATGAATATGCTAAAGTGCTCTCGGATGATGTAGTTATTTGCAGTTTCCTAATGTCTGATTTTGAAAATTTATTACTTCAGAACCCTAGCTTAGCCTTATCATATACCAAGTTCGTGGGGTTGAAAATGAAGCGAATCAAGAATAGTTATGCCAATCTAATTTCTAAAGATGCCAAAACCAGATTGTATCAATTTCTAAAAGATTGGGCCGAGAGGGAAGGCAAACGCATCGACAATAAAGTGGTTATTGAAAATTATCTGACCCAAAATGATATTGCTCAGATTATTTGTACCTCCAGACAAACAGCCACTCAATTGCTGAACGAGATGGAAACCAAAGACTTATTGGTTTACAATCGTAAAGAAATAATTATTACAGATATTACAAAACTATAA
- a CDS encoding NRDE family protein — protein sequence MCTVSFVSTNDKIIITSNRDEKVIRPDAIPPQNYTLNGKNIIYPKDPKAGGTWYVVDENGTVLVLLNGAAEKHQLELPYRKSRGLIVLDMIGSVSPKEFWNEIDLERIEPFTLVLFQDKQLYQLRWNGAEKSKVSLETDKNYVWSSSTLYSKEIREQRSKWFYAFLDSNPEITEDKMLHFHRYTEADNNEHGLVINRNNELKTLSITQTVIEKNKVMIHHLDLIASKKYSKTFISI from the coding sequence ATGTGTACAGTAAGTTTTGTTAGCACTAATGATAAAATTATCATTACCTCAAATCGTGATGAAAAAGTAATCCGACCTGATGCAATTCCGCCTCAGAATTACACCTTGAACGGGAAAAATATAATTTATCCCAAAGATCCCAAAGCAGGTGGAACTTGGTATGTTGTTGATGAAAATGGTACTGTTTTGGTCTTGCTCAATGGAGCCGCTGAAAAGCATCAATTAGAATTGCCTTATCGAAAAAGTAGAGGTTTGATTGTTCTTGATATGATTGGTAGTGTTTCGCCAAAAGAGTTTTGGAACGAAATTGATTTAGAGAGGATAGAACCCTTTACTTTAGTACTATTTCAGGATAAACAGCTTTATCAATTGCGTTGGAACGGAGCCGAAAAATCAAAGGTAAGTTTAGAAACTGATAAAAATTATGTTTGGTCTTCATCAACCTTGTATTCAAAGGAGATTAGAGAACAACGTTCGAAATGGTTCTATGCTTTCTTAGATTCCAATCCAGAAATTACAGAAGACAAGATGCTACATTTTCATCGTTATACCGAAGCTGATAATAACGAACATGGTTTGGTTATAAATAGAAACAATGAATTGAAAACATTGAGTATTACACAAACAGTCATTGAAAAAAACAAAGTAATGATTCATCATCTGGATTTGATTGCATCCAAAAAATATTCAAAAACATTTATTTCTATTTAA
- a CDS encoding SDR family NAD(P)-dependent oxidoreductase, producing the protein MKNIIITGTSRGIGFELALQFANAGHKVLALSRKTHHDLVSHENITCLSVDLSNEIELDQVNDFLSSTWKKVDAIIHNAGSLLLRPFSETTQHDFENIYKVNVFGVANLTRVCLPYLQKGSHVVTISSMGGIQGSLKFAGLAAYSSSKGAVITLSELLAEEYKEQGISFNVLALGSVQTEMLQEAFPGYQAPLSASEMANYIYEFTLTGNKYFNGKVLQVSSTNP; encoded by the coding sequence ATGAAAAATATAATTATTACAGGAACAAGTAGGGGAATAGGATTTGAATTGGCTTTGCAATTTGCGAATGCAGGACATAAAGTGCTTGCATTATCCAGAAAAACACACCACGATTTGGTTTCTCATGAAAATATTACTTGTCTTTCGGTTGATTTGTCTAACGAAATAGAGCTGGATCAAGTAAACGATTTTCTTTCCAGCACTTGGAAAAAAGTAGATGCTATTATTCATAATGCGGGAAGTTTGTTATTAAGACCTTTTTCGGAAACGACACAGCATGATTTCGAAAATATATATAAAGTAAATGTTTTTGGAGTAGCTAATCTTACTCGTGTTTGTTTACCTTATTTGCAAAAAGGCAGTCACGTAGTAACAATTAGTTCTATGGGCGGTATTCAAGGAAGCCTCAAATTTGCAGGATTGGCAGCTTATAGTTCTAGTAAAGGAGCTGTAATTACTTTATCTGAATTATTAGCTGAAGAATATAAAGAGCAAGGAATTTCTTTTAATGTTTTGGCCTTGGGCTCTGTTCAGACCGAAATGCTGCAAGAAGCATTTCCAGGTTATCAAGCACCACTTTCGGCTAGTGAAATGGCCAATTATATTTATGAATTTACCCTTACGGGAAATAAATACTTTAACGGTAAAGTGCTGCAAGTTTCTTCTACGAACCCATAG
- a CDS encoding SprT-like domain-containing protein has translation MPETLLKYLPEHAVKPVFDLIVTHQVHLKIVNERQTRHGDYRKGMNGKHEITVNSSLNKYKFLITLIHEISHLVAFEKFGRNIKPHGGEWKHSFQRMMVPFIRPEIFPNDLLPLLARHFRNPTASSDTDATLALALKQYDKPNDKNFIFEIPYGGIFRIPNGKIFKKIAIRTKRYECLEVSTGRLYLFNPNAEVELLPG, from the coding sequence TTGCCAGAAACTCTTTTAAAATATTTGCCGGAACATGCCGTAAAGCCAGTTTTTGATCTGATTGTTACGCATCAGGTGCACCTTAAAATTGTCAATGAAAGACAAACACGTCATGGGGATTATAGAAAAGGGATGAATGGGAAGCATGAAATTACGGTTAATTCGAGTCTCAATAAATACAAGTTTTTAATTACGCTAATTCATGAAATATCGCATTTAGTTGCTTTCGAAAAATTTGGAAGAAATATAAAACCGCATGGTGGGGAATGGAAACATTCTTTTCAGAGAATGATGGTGCCTTTTATTAGGCCAGAGATTTTCCCGAATGATTTGCTGCCTTTGTTAGCTAGGCATTTCAGAAATCCTACGGCAAGCAGCGATACCGATGCAACATTAGCATTGGCACTAAAACAGTATGACAAACCAAATGATAAAAATTTTATCTTTGAAATACCATATGGAGGAATTTTTAGAATTCCTAACGGAAAGATTTTTAAAAAAATTGCCATACGAACCAAACGTTACGAATGCTTAGAAGTAAGCACTGGGCGTTTGTATTTATTTAACCCAAATGCTGAGGTAGAACTATTGCCTGGGTAA
- a CDS encoding MlaE family ABC transporter permease, giving the protein MMLIRYTSQIGKYFLMWKEIFNKPTKWSVMKGLIFKEVEDLIIDSLGIVAFISFFVGGVVAIQTALNLTNSFIPKYLIGFATRQSMILEFAPTFMSIIMAGKMGSFITSSIGSMRVTEQIDALEVMGVNSLNYLVFPKIIALMIYPFLVGISMFLGIFGGYVATVYGGFGADIDFIDGLQRDFNTFHIFYAFLKTFIFGMFLATIPSFHGYYMKGGALEVGKASTVAFVWTSVTIILMNYVLTQLLLTK; this is encoded by the coding sequence ATGATGCTCATTCGCTATACATCCCAGATCGGAAAATATTTTTTAATGTGGAAAGAAATTTTTAACAAACCAACAAAATGGTCTGTTATGAAAGGTTTAATCTTCAAAGAAGTAGAAGATTTAATTATCGATTCCTTGGGAATTGTTGCCTTCATATCTTTCTTTGTTGGTGGAGTTGTTGCCATCCAAACGGCTTTAAACCTAACCAATTCCTTTATACCTAAATACCTCATCGGATTTGCTACAAGACAATCTATGATTTTAGAATTTGCCCCAACTTTTATGTCTATTATTATGGCTGGGAAAATGGGTTCTTTCATTACATCAAGTATCGGATCTATGAGAGTTACCGAGCAAATCGATGCTCTTGAAGTTATGGGAGTTAACTCTTTAAATTACTTAGTTTTTCCCAAAATAATTGCTTTAATGATCTATCCATTTTTGGTTGGTATTAGTATGTTTTTGGGAATTTTTGGCGGATATGTAGCTACTGTATATGGTGGTTTTGGAGCTGATATTGACTTTATCGATGGATTACAAAGAGATTTTAATACTTTTCATATATTTTATGCTTTTCTAAAGACTTTTATATTCGGAATGTTCTTGGCTACCATACCTTCCTTCCATGGCTATTATATGAAAGGTGGAGCACTTGAAGTTGGTAAAGCCAGTACTGTTGCATTTGTTTGGACATCTGTGACTATCATTTTGATGAATTACGTATTAACCCAATTACTTTTAACTAAATGA
- a CDS encoding DM13 domain-containing protein, translated as MKNKFLLLTFLGLLYSCEQEGSLTGDVPSAMIDEQTSMLKKQGVFAPTSSITVNGGVKIFSENSEYKLRLVDFSISNGPDLKVYLSKSNTPTEFVNLGNLNASTVYVLPKGIDLKQYPFVLIHCQQYNHLFAVAELTPNE; from the coding sequence ATGAAAAATAAATTTTTGCTACTCACCTTTTTGGGATTGCTTTATTCTTGCGAGCAAGAAGGTAGTCTTACAGGTGATGTCCCTTCGGCTATGATTGATGAACAAACATCTATGCTTAAAAAGCAAGGTGTTTTCGCTCCCACTTCCAGTATAACGGTTAATGGAGGTGTGAAAATTTTTTCTGAAAATAGTGAATACAAATTAAGATTAGTAGATTTTAGTATTTCTAACGGACCAGATTTGAAAGTGTATTTATCAAAATCAAATACACCAACAGAGTTTGTCAATTTAGGAAATTTGAATGCTTCGACCGTATATGTTCTTCCGAAAGGGATAGATTTAAAACAATATCCATTTGTTCTTATCCATTGTCAGCAATACAATCATTTGTTTGCAGTTGCTGAATTAACTCCAAATGAATAA
- a CDS encoding DinB family protein: MLIPSINNSLDELVDLLNQLSEKEYSKSCYELSGASIGEHTRHIVEMFQCLNQNYDSGTVNYDKRERNVLIQTNTDFAIQKIFDVKNSIQKENKELELEQMIDGTAIKIQSNYYRELLYNLEHCIHHQALIKVAILKFENVAVHENFGVARSTVEYRKQCVQ; encoded by the coding sequence ATGCTAATTCCATCTATAAATAATAGTTTAGACGAGTTGGTTGATTTGTTAAATCAATTGTCTGAAAAAGAATATTCAAAATCTTGTTATGAATTGAGCGGTGCAAGCATAGGAGAACATACTCGGCATATAGTTGAAATGTTTCAATGTCTGAATCAGAATTATGATTCAGGAACTGTGAATTATGATAAAAGAGAGCGAAACGTATTGATTCAAACAAATACTGATTTTGCTATTCAAAAGATTTTTGATGTCAAAAACAGTATTCAGAAAGAAAATAAAGAACTCGAATTGGAACAAATGATTGATGGAACAGCCATCAAGATTCAAAGTAATTATTACAGAGAATTGCTATATAATCTAGAGCATTGCATCCATCATCAAGCATTAATTAAAGTGGCAATTTTAAAATTTGAAAACGTAGCAGTTCATGAAAATTTTGGAGTAGCCCGTTCTACAGTCGAATACAGAAAACAATGTGTACAGTAA
- a CDS encoding GNAT family acetyltransferase → MIDNIQFEVAKNTDIEGVLALQDIYLVSNMTEEEKSSGFVTTPFSVEQLQEVISQEGLFIAKDDNKIIAYIFAASWNYFSQWAIFNHMTPMLPGLSFKDFNLTDTNTFQYGPICIDKKYRGKGLINPFFEFMRIHLMKRFPVSITFINKTNIPSQKAHIEKLKWSVIGDFQFNNNNYFVLAYDMNQPVQ, encoded by the coding sequence ATGATTGATAACATACAATTTGAAGTAGCAAAAAATACAGACATAGAAGGTGTACTGGCATTACAGGATATTTATTTGGTATCGAATATGACTGAGGAAGAAAAGTCATCCGGATTTGTTACAACCCCTTTTTCTGTTGAGCAACTTCAAGAGGTAATTAGTCAAGAAGGTTTGTTTATTGCCAAAGACGACAATAAAATAATCGCTTATATTTTTGCAGCAAGCTGGAACTATTTCAGTCAGTGGGCTATTTTTAATCACATGACTCCTATGCTTCCTGGGCTTTCATTCAAAGATTTTAATCTTACTGATACTAATACTTTTCAATATGGTCCTATTTGCATAGACAAAAAATACAGAGGTAAAGGCTTAATTAATCCTTTCTTTGAATTTATGCGAATTCATCTTATGAAACGTTTTCCAGTAAGCATTACTTTCATCAACAAAACCAATATTCCTTCTCAAAAGGCACATATTGAAAAATTGAAATGGTCTGTTATTGGCGATTTCCAATTCAACAATAATAACTATTTCGTTTTGGCTTATGATATGAATCAGCCGGTTCAATAA